In the Diprion similis isolate iyDipSimi1 chromosome 2, iyDipSimi1.1, whole genome shotgun sequence genome, one interval contains:
- the LOC124415921 gene encoding extensin isoform X11, translating into MWKLLWTATLVAALSTCHGHERSKRAIYGYAQPQETFEGYDYSPPKNPLVLPTSNEQVTEKPGIPEYNYPTPINQITLPTRPPPPPPTPSPRPPQPPVQTRPPPTSQVTGYDYPKPEKPFPPPQRPTPPPVIQTRPTPPPVIQTRPPPPRVQTRPPPIIQTRPPPPSTEKPGYSYPTPQEPFSFPSTTSRPYTYQTLSTTSRPYTYQTPSTTSRPYTYQTPSTTSRPYTYQTPSTTSRPYTYQTPSTTSRPYTYQTPSTTSRPYTYQTPSTTSRPYTYQTPSTTSRPYTYQTPSTTSRPYTYQTPSTTSRPYTYQTPSTTSRPYTYQTPSTTSRPYTYQTPSTTSRPYTYQTPSTTSRPYTYQTPSTTSRPYTYQTPSTTSRPYTYQTPSTTSRPYTYQTPSTTSRPYTYQTPSTTSRPYTYQTPSTTSRPYTYQTPSTTSRPYTYQTPSTTSRPYTYQTPSTTSRPYTYQTPSTTSRPYTYQTPSTTSRPYTYQTPSTTSRPYTYQTPSTTIRPYTYQTPSTTSKPFTYQPSSTPAPFQGSTYLPPLDTTKPQPKPYQPPTPSLPPFRPSYQPPTPTRPPYQPPTQTPTRPPYQPPTPPPYQPPTPTRPPYQPSTSRPSPYLPPNPPPTPTRPPYQPPTPTRPPYQPPTPTRPPYVPPYQPPTPNKPPTPQQPVTRPPPYLPPSSERPAYTRIDVPPNPTVLYSITPSTTSPRPVTGSPYSPPTIPTPTSPKNDGYHYAIPDIPFDY; encoded by the exons TGGAAGCTTCTGTGGACCGCCACGCTTGTGGCGGCCCTCTCAACGTGCCATGGGCACGAGAGAAGCAAAAGGGCAATATACGGTTATGCACAGCCTCAAGAAACGTTCGAAGGCTATGATTATTCCCCGCCGAAGAACCCACTCGTTCTTCCAACCAG taacGAGCAAGTCACTGAAAAACCTGGAATACCTGAATACAACTATCCAACACCGATAAATCAAATCACGCTACCAACGAGGCCACCCCCACCACCGCCAACACCGTCACCGAGGCCACCGCAACCTCCGGTTCAA ACGAGACCACCACCAACATCTCAAGTGACTGGATACGACTATCCAAAACCAGAAAAACCGTTTCCACCACCACAAAGACCCACGCCACCACCGGTG ATCCAGACAAGGCCAACGCCTCCGCCTGTAATTCAAACACGGCCACCACCACCTCGAGTACAGACTAGACCACCaccaata ATTCAAACGAGGCCTCCACC GCCATCAACAGAAAAACCTGGGTACAGCTATCCAACTCCACAGGAGCCATTCTCTTTTCCGAGCACAACCAGTAGGCCATACACTTATCAAACTCTAAGCACAACTAGTAGGCCATACACTTATCAAACTCCAAGCACAACTAGTAGGCCATACACTTATCAAACTCCAAGCACAACTAGTAGGCCATACACTTATCAAACTCCAAGCACAACTAGTAGGCCATACACTTATCAAACTCCAAGCACAACTAGTAGGCCATACACTTATCAAACTCCAAGCACAACTAGTAGGCCATACACTTATCAAACTCCAAGCACAACTAGTAGGCCATACACTTATCAAACTCCGAGCACAACCAGTAGGCCATACACTTATCAAACTCCAAGCACAACTAGTAGGCCATATACTTATCAAACTCCAAGCACAACTAGTAGGCCATACACTTATCAAACTCCAAGCACAACTAGTAGGCCATACACTTATCAAACTCCGAGCACAACCAGTAGGCCATACACTTATCAAACTCCAAGCACAACTAGTAGGCCATACACTTATCAAACTCCGAGCACAACCAGTAGGCCATACACTTATCAAACTCCAAGCACAACTAGTAGGCCATACACTTATCAAACTCCAAGCACAACTAGTAGGCCATACACTTATCAAACTCCAAGCACAACTAGTAGGCCATATACTTATCAAACTCCAAGCACAACTAGTAGGCCATACACTTATCAAACTCCGAGCACAACCAGTAGGCCATACACTTATCAAACTCCAAGCACAACTAGTAGGCCATACACTTATCAAACTCCAAGCACAACTAGTAGGCCATATACTTATCAAACTCCAAGCACAACTAGTAGGCCATACACTTATCAAACTCCGAGCACAACCAGTAGGCCATACACTTATCAAACTCCAAGCACAACTAGTAGGCCATACACTTATCAAACTCCGAGCACAACCAGTAGGCCATACACTTATCAAACTCCAAGCACAACTAGTAGGCCATATACTTATCAAACTCCGAGCACAACTATTAGACCATACACTTATCAAACTCCGAGTACAACCAGTAAGCCATTTACATATCAGCCGTCAAGTACACCAGCACCATTCCAAGGATCCACTTATCTGCCTCCACTGGACACAACAAAGCCGCAACCGAAGCCATACCAGCCTCCGACCCCATCTCTACCACCATTCCGGCCTTCG TACCAACCACCAACACCAACACGACCACCTTACCAACCACCGACACAAACACCAACACGACCACCCTATCAACCACCAACACCACCACCTTACCAACCACCAACCCCGACAAGACCCCCATATCAGCCGTCAACCTCAAGGCCATCTCCTTATCTACCTCCGAATCCACCTCCGACGCCG ACACGACCTCCCTATCAACCTCCAACGCCAACACGACCACCTTACCAACCCCCAACTCCGACCAGGCCTCCATATGTGCCTCCTTATCAGCCACCGACCCCGAACAAACCACCAACTCCCCAACAACCTGTTACAAGACCTCCACCATATTTACCTCCGTCCTCTGAAAGACCTGCTTACACAAGAATCGATGTCCCGCCAAATCCTACTGTACTTTACAGCATTACACCTAGCACTACTAGCCCACGACCTGTGACAGGCAGTCCATATTCACCACCGACAATCCCTACACCCACATCGCCGAAAAATGATGGATATCACTACGCGATTCCTGACATACCATTCGATTACTAA
- the LOC124415921 gene encoding extensin-2 isoform X7, whose protein sequence is MWKLLWTATLVAALSTCHGHERSKRAIYGYAQPQETFEGYDYSPPKNPLVLPTSNEQVTEKPGIPEYNYPTPINQITLPTRPPPPPPTPSPRPPQPPVQTRPPPTSQVTGYDYPKPEKPFPPPQRPTPPPVIQTRPTPPPVIQTRPPPPRVQTRPPPIIQTRPPPPPQRPEYNYPQPNNPFPLPVRPTSPPVIQTRPPPPPVQTRPPPVIQTRPPPPPVIQTRPPPPQRPEYEYPRPNNPLPLPARPTSPPVIQTRPPPPPIQTRPPPIIQTRPPPRPSTEKPGYSYPTPQEPFSFPSTTSRPYTYQTLSTTSRPYTYQTPSTTSRPYTYQTPSTTSRPYTYQTPSTTSRPYTYQTPSTTSRPYTYQTPSTTSRPYTYQTPSTTSRPYTYQTPSTTSRPYTYQTPSTTSRPYTYQTPSTTSRPYTYQTPSTTSRPYTYQTPSTTSRPYTYQTPSTTSRPYTYQTPSTTSRPYTYQTPSTTSRPYTYQTPSTTSRPYTYQTPSTTSRPYTYQTPSTTSRPYTYQTPSTTSRPYTYQTPSTTSRPYTYQTPSTTSRPYTYQTPSTTSRPYTYQTPSTTSRPYTYQTPSTTSRPYTYQTPSTTSRPYTYQTPSTTSRPFTYQPSSTPAPFQGSTYLPPLDTTKPQPKPYQPPTPSLPPFRPSYQPPTPTRPPYQPPTQTPTRPPYQPPTPPPYQPPTPTRPPYQPSTSRPSPYLPPNPPPTPTRPPYQPPTPTRPPYQPPTPTRPPYVPPYQPPTPNKPPTPQQPVTRPPPYLPPSSERPAYTRIDVPPNPTVLYSITPSTTSPRPVTGSPYSPPTIPTPTSPKNDGYHYAIPDIPFDY, encoded by the exons TGGAAGCTTCTGTGGACCGCCACGCTTGTGGCGGCCCTCTCAACGTGCCATGGGCACGAGAGAAGCAAAAGGGCAATATACGGTTATGCACAGCCTCAAGAAACGTTCGAAGGCTATGATTATTCCCCGCCGAAGAACCCACTCGTTCTTCCAACCAG taacGAGCAAGTCACTGAAAAACCTGGAATACCTGAATACAACTATCCAACACCGATAAATCAAATCACGCTACCAACGAGGCCACCCCCACCACCGCCAACACCGTCACCGAGGCCACCGCAACCTCCGGTTCAA ACGAGACCACCACCAACATCTCAAGTGACTGGATACGACTATCCAAAACCAGAAAAACCGTTTCCACCACCACAAAGACCCACGCCACCACCGGTG ATCCAGACAAGGCCAACGCCTCCGCCTGTAATTCAAACACGGCCACCACCACCTCGAGTACAGACTAGACCACCaccaata ATTCAAACGAGGCCTCCACCGCCACCACAGAGACCAGAATATAATTACCCTCAACCAAATAACCCATTCCCGTTGCCAGTAAGACCAACATCACCACCTGTAATTCAAACACGGCCACCACCGCCTCCAGTACAGACCAGACCACCACCGGTGATCCAGACGAGGCCACCACCTCCACCTGTGATTCAAACGAGGCCTCCACCACCTCAGAGACCAGAATACGAATACCCTCGACCAAATAACCCACTCCCGTTACCAGCAAGACCAACATCACCACCTGTAATTCAAACACGGCCACCACCACCTCCGATACAGACCAGACCACCaccaa TAATCCAAACAAGACCTCCTCCAAGGCCATCAACAGAAAAACCTGGGTACAGCTATCCAACTCCACAGGAGCCATTCTCTTTTCCGAGCACAACCAGTAGGCCATACACTTATCAAACTCTAAGCACAACTAGTAGGCCATACACTTATCAAACTCCAAGCACAACTAGTAGGCCATACACTTATCAAACTCCAAGCACAACTAGTAGGCCATACACTTATCAAACTCCAAGCACAACTAGTAGGCCATACACTTATCAAACTCCAAGCACAACTAGTAGGCCATACACTTATCAAACTCCAAGCACAACTAGTAGGCCATACACTTATCAAACTCCAAGCACAACTAGTAGGCCATACACTTATCAAACTCCGAGCACAACCAGTAGGCCATACACTTATCAAACTCCAAGCACAACTAGTAGGCCATATACTTATCAAACTCCAAGCACAACTAGTAGGCCATACACTTATCAAACTCCAAGCACAACTAGTAGGCCATACACTTATCAAACTCCGAGCACAACCAGTAGGCCATACACTTATCAAACTCCAAGCACAACTAGTAGGCCATACACTTATCAAACTCCGAGCACAACCAGTAGGCCATACACTTATCAAACTCCAAGCACAACTAGTAGGCCATACACTTATCAAACTCCAAGCACAACTAGTAGGCCATACACTTATCAAACTCCAAGCACAACTAGTAGGCCATATACTTATCAAACTCCAAGCACAACTAGTAGGCCATACACTTATCAAACTCCGAGCACAACCAGTAGGCCATACACTTATCAAACTCCAAGCACAACTAGTAGGCCATACACTTATCAAACTCCAAGCACAACTAGTAGGCCATATACTTATCAAACTCCAAGCACAACTAGTAGGCCATACACTTATCAAACTCCGAGCACAACCAGTAGGCCATACACTTATCAAACTCCAAGCACAACTAGTAGGCCATACACTTATCAAACTCCGAGCACAACCAGTAGGCCATACACTTATCAAACTCCAAGCACAACTAGTAGGCCAT TTACATATCAGCCGTCAAGTACACCAGCACCATTCCAAGGATCCACTTATCTGCCTCCACTGGACACAACAAAGCCGCAACCGAAGCCATACCAGCCTCCGACCCCATCTCTACCACCATTCCGGCCTTCG TACCAACCACCAACACCAACACGACCACCTTACCAACCACCGACACAAACACCAACACGACCACCCTATCAACCACCAACACCACCACCTTACCAACCACCAACCCCGACAAGACCCCCATATCAGCCGTCAACCTCAAGGCCATCTCCTTATCTACCTCCGAATCCACCTCCGACGCCG ACACGACCTCCCTATCAACCTCCAACGCCAACACGACCACCTTACCAACCCCCAACTCCGACCAGGCCTCCATATGTGCCTCCTTATCAGCCACCGACCCCGAACAAACCACCAACTCCCCAACAACCTGTTACAAGACCTCCACCATATTTACCTCCGTCCTCTGAAAGACCTGCTTACACAAGAATCGATGTCCCGCCAAATCCTACTGTACTTTACAGCATTACACCTAGCACTACTAGCCCACGACCTGTGACAGGCAGTCCATATTCACCACCGACAATCCCTACACCCACATCGCCGAAAAATGATGGATATCACTACGCGATTCCTGACATACCATTCGATTACTAA
- the LOC124415921 gene encoding proline-rich extensin-like protein EPR1 isoform X6 — protein sequence MWKLLWTATLVAALSTCHGHERSKRAIYGYAQPQETFEGYDYSPPKNPLVLPTSNEQVTEKPGIPEYNYPTPINQITLPTRPPPPPPTPSPRPPQPPVQTRPPPTSQVTGYDYPKPEKPFPPPPVIQTRPTPPPVIQTRPPPPPQRPEYNYPQPNNPFPLPVRPTSPPVIQTRPPPPPVQTRPPPVIQTRPPPPPVIQTRPPPPQRPEYEYPRPNNPLPLPARPTSPPVIQTRPPPPPIQTRPPPIIQTRPPPRPSTEKPGYSYPTPQEPFSFPSTTSRPYTYQTLSTTSRPYTYQTPSTTSRPYTYQTPSTTSRPYTYQTPSTTSRPYTYQTPSTTSRPYTYQTPSTTSRPYTYQTPSTTSRPYTYQTPSTTSRPYTYQTPSTTSRPYTYQTPSTTSRPYTYQTPSTTSRPYTYQTPSTTSRPYTYQTPSTTSRPYTYQTPSTTSRPYTYQTPSTTSRPYTYQTPSTTSRPYTYQTPSTTSRPYTYQTPSTTSRPYTYQTPSTTSRPYTYQTPSTTSRPYTYQTPSTTSRPYTYQTPSTTSRPYTYQTPSTTSRPYTYQTPSTTSRPYTYQTPSTTSRPYTYQTPSTTSRPYTYQTPSTTIRPYTYQTPSTTSKPFTYQPSSTPAPFQGSTYLPPLDTTKPQPKPYQPPTPSLPPFRPSYQPPTPTRPPYQPPTQTPTRPPYQPPTPPPYQPPTPTRPPYQPSTSRPSPYLPPNPPPTPTRPPYQPPTPTRPPYQPPTPTRPPYVPPYQPPTPNKPPTPQQPVTRPPPYLPPSSERPAYTRIDVPPNPTVLYSITPSTTSPRPVTGSPYSPPTIPTPTSPKNDGYHYAIPDIPFDY from the exons TGGAAGCTTCTGTGGACCGCCACGCTTGTGGCGGCCCTCTCAACGTGCCATGGGCACGAGAGAAGCAAAAGGGCAATATACGGTTATGCACAGCCTCAAGAAACGTTCGAAGGCTATGATTATTCCCCGCCGAAGAACCCACTCGTTCTTCCAACCAG taacGAGCAAGTCACTGAAAAACCTGGAATACCTGAATACAACTATCCAACACCGATAAATCAAATCACGCTACCAACGAGGCCACCCCCACCACCGCCAACACCGTCACCGAGGCCACCGCAACCTCCGGTTCAA ACGAGACCACCACCAACATCTCAAGTGACTGGATACGACTATCCAAAACCAGAAAAACCGTTTCC ACCACCACCGGTAATCCAGACAAGGCCAACGCCTCCGCCTGTAATTCAAACACG GCCTCCACCGCCACCACAGAGACCAGAATATAATTACCCTCAACCAAATAACCCATTCCCGTTGCCAGTAAGACCAACATCACCACCTGTAATTCAAACACGGCCACCACCGCCTCCAGTACAGACCAGACCACCACCGGTGATCCAGACGAGGCCACCACCTCCACCTGTGATTCAAACGAGGCCTCCACCACCTCAGAGACCAGAATACGAATACCCTCGACCAAATAACCCACTCCCGTTACCAGCAAGACCAACATCACCACCTGTAATTCAAACACGGCCACCACCACCTCCGATACAGACCAGACCACCaccaa TAATCCAAACAAGACCTCCTCCAAGGCCATCAACAGAAAAACCTGGGTACAGCTATCCAACTCCACAGGAGCCATTCTCTTTTCCGAGCACAACCAGTAGGCCATACACTTATCAAACTCTAAGCACAACTAGTAGGCCATACACTTATCAAACTCCAAGCACAACTAGTAGGCCATACACTTATCAAACTCCAAGCACAACTAGTAGGCCATACACTTATCAAACTCCAAGCACAACTAGTAGGCCATACACTTATCAAACTCCAAGCACAACTAGTAGGCCATACACTTATCAAACTCCAAGCACAACTAGTAGGCCATACACTTATCAAACTCCAAGCACAACTAGTAGGCCATACACTTATCAAACTCCGAGCACAACCAGTAGGCCATACACTTATCAAACTCCAAGCACAACTAGTAGGCCATATACTTATCAAACTCCAAGCACAACTAGTAGGCCATACACTTATCAAACTCCAAGCACAACTAGTAGGCCATACACTTATCAAACTCCGAGCACAACCAGTAGGCCATACACTTATCAAACTCCAAGCACAACTAGTAGGCCATACACTTATCAAACTCCGAGCACAACCAGTAGGCCATACACTTATCAAACTCCAAGCACAACTAGTAGGCCATACACTTATCAAACTCCAAGCACAACTAGTAGGCCATACACTTATCAAACTCCAAGCACAACTAGTAGGCCATATACTTATCAAACTCCAAGCACAACTAGTAGGCCATACACTTATCAAACTCCGAGCACAACCAGTAGGCCATACACTTATCAAACTCCAAGCACAACTAGTAGGCCATACACTTATCAAACTCCAAGCACAACTAGTAGGCCATATACTTATCAAACTCCAAGCACAACTAGTAGGCCATACACTTATCAAACTCCGAGCACAACCAGTAGGCCATACACTTATCAAACTCCAAGCACAACTAGTAGGCCATACACTTATCAAACTCCGAGCACAACCAGTAGGCCATACACTTATCAAACTCCAAGCACAACTAGTAGGCCATATACTTATCAAACTCCGAGCACAACTATTAGACCATACACTTATCAAACTCCGAGTACAACCAGTAAGCCATTTACATATCAGCCGTCAAGTACACCAGCACCATTCCAAGGATCCACTTATCTGCCTCCACTGGACACAACAAAGCCGCAACCGAAGCCATACCAGCCTCCGACCCCATCTCTACCACCATTCCGGCCTTCG TACCAACCACCAACACCAACACGACCACCTTACCAACCACCGACACAAACACCAACACGACCACCCTATCAACCACCAACACCACCACCTTACCAACCACCAACCCCGACAAGACCCCCATATCAGCCGTCAACCTCAAGGCCATCTCCTTATCTACCTCCGAATCCACCTCCGACGCCG ACACGACCTCCCTATCAACCTCCAACGCCAACACGACCACCTTACCAACCCCCAACTCCGACCAGGCCTCCATATGTGCCTCCTTATCAGCCACCGACCCCGAACAAACCACCAACTCCCCAACAACCTGTTACAAGACCTCCACCATATTTACCTCCGTCCTCTGAAAGACCTGCTTACACAAGAATCGATGTCCCGCCAAATCCTACTGTACTTTACAGCATTACACCTAGCACTACTAGCCCACGACCTGTGACAGGCAGTCCATATTCACCACCGACAATCCCTACACCCACATCGCCGAAAAATGATGGATATCACTACGCGATTCCTGACATACCATTCGATTACTAA
- the LOC124415921 gene encoding extensin isoform X10 codes for MWKLLWTATLVAALSTCHGHERSKRAIYGYAQPQETFEGYDYSPPKNPLVLPTSNEQVTEKPGIPEYNYPTPINQITLPTRPPPPPPTPSPRPPQPPVQTRPPPTSQVTGYDYPKPEKPFPPPQRPTPPPVIQTRPTPPPPQRPEYEYPRPNNPLPLPARPTSPPVIQTRPPPPPIQTRPPPIIQTRPPPRPSTEKPGYSYPTPQEPFSFPSTTSRPYTYQTLSTTSRPYTYQTPSTTSRPYTYQTPSTTSRPYTYQTPSTTSRPYTYQTPSTTSRPYTYQTPSTTSRPYTYQTPSTTSRPYTYQTPSTTSRPYTYQTPSTTSRPYTYQTPSTTSRPYTYQTPSTTSRPYTYQTPSTTSRPYTYQTPSTTSRPYTYQTPSTTSRPYTYQTPSTTSRPYTYQTPSTTSRPYTYQTPSTTSRPYTYQTPSTTSRPYTYQTPSTTSRPYTYQTPSTTSRPYTYQTPSTTSRPYTYQTPSTTSRPYTYQTPSTTSRPYTYQTPSTTSRPYTYQTPSTTSRPYTYQTPSTTSRPYTYQTPSTTIRPYTYQTPSTTSKPFTYQPSSTPAPFQGSTYLPPLDTTKPQPKPYQPPTPSLPPFRPSYQPPTPTRPPYQPPTQTPTRPPYQPPTPPPYQPPTPTRPPYQPSTSRPSPYLPPNPPPTPTRPPYQPPTPTRPPYQPPTPTRPPYVPPYQPPTPNKPPTPQQPVTRPPPYLPPSSERPAYTRIDVPPNPTVLYSITPSTTSPRPVTGSPYSPPTIPTPTSPKNDGYHYAIPDIPFDY; via the exons TGGAAGCTTCTGTGGACCGCCACGCTTGTGGCGGCCCTCTCAACGTGCCATGGGCACGAGAGAAGCAAAAGGGCAATATACGGTTATGCACAGCCTCAAGAAACGTTCGAAGGCTATGATTATTCCCCGCCGAAGAACCCACTCGTTCTTCCAACCAG taacGAGCAAGTCACTGAAAAACCTGGAATACCTGAATACAACTATCCAACACCGATAAATCAAATCACGCTACCAACGAGGCCACCCCCACCACCGCCAACACCGTCACCGAGGCCACCGCAACCTCCGGTTCAA ACGAGACCACCACCAACATCTCAAGTGACTGGATACGACTATCCAAAACCAGAAAAACCGTTTCCACCACCACAAAGACCCACGCCACCACCGGTGATCCAGACGAGGCCAAC GCCTCCACCACCTCAGAGACCAGAATACGAATACCCTCGACCAAATAACCCACTCCCGTTACCAGCAAGACCAACATCACCACCTGTAATTCAAACACGGCCACCACCACCTCCGATACAGACCAGACCACCaccaa TAATCCAAACAAGACCTCCTCCAAGGCCATCAACAGAAAAACCTGGGTACAGCTATCCAACTCCACAGGAGCCATTCTCTTTTCCGAGCACAACCAGTAGGCCATACACTTATCAAACTCTAAGCACAACTAGTAGGCCATACACTTATCAAACTCCAAGCACAACTAGTAGGCCATACACTTATCAAACTCCAAGCACAACTAGTAGGCCATACACTTATCAAACTCCAAGCACAACTAGTAGGCCATACACTTATCAAACTCCAAGCACAACTAGTAGGCCATACACTTATCAAACTCCAAGCACAACTAGTAGGCCATACACTTATCAAACTCCAAGCACAACTAGTAGGCCATACACTTATCAAACTCCGAGCACAACCAGTAGGCCATACACTTATCAAACTCCAAGCACAACTAGTAGGCCATATACTTATCAAACTCCAAGCACAACTAGTAGGCCATACACTTATCAAACTCCAAGCACAACTAGTAGGCCATACACTTATCAAACTCCGAGCACAACCAGTAGGCCATACACTTATCAAACTCCAAGCACAACTAGTAGGCCATACACTTATCAAACTCCGAGCACAACCAGTAGGCCATACACTTATCAAACTCCAAGCACAACTAGTAGGCCATACACTTATCAAACTCCAAGCACAACTAGTAGGCCATACACTTATCAAACTCCAAGCACAACTAGTAGGCCATATACTTATCAAACTCCAAGCACAACTAGTAGGCCATACACTTATCAAACTCCGAGCACAACCAGTAGGCCATACACTTATCAAACTCCAAGCACAACTAGTAGGCCATACACTTATCAAACTCCAAGCACAACTAGTAGGCCATATACTTATCAAACTCCAAGCACAACTAGTAGGCCATACACTTATCAAACTCCGAGCACAACCAGTAGGCCATACACTTATCAAACTCCAAGCACAACTAGTAGGCCATACACTTATCAAACTCCGAGCACAACCAGTAGGCCATACACTTATCAAACTCCAAGCACAACTAGTAGGCCATATACTTATCAAACTCCGAGCACAACTATTAGACCATACACTTATCAAACTCCGAGTACAACCAGTAAGCCATTTACATATCAGCCGTCAAGTACACCAGCACCATTCCAAGGATCCACTTATCTGCCTCCACTGGACACAACAAAGCCGCAACCGAAGCCATACCAGCCTCCGACCCCATCTCTACCACCATTCCGGCCTTCG TACCAACCACCAACACCAACACGACCACCTTACCAACCACCGACACAAACACCAACACGACCACCCTATCAACCACCAACACCACCACCTTACCAACCACCAACCCCGACAAGACCCCCATATCAGCCGTCAACCTCAAGGCCATCTCCTTATCTACCTCCGAATCCACCTCCGACGCCG ACACGACCTCCCTATCAACCTCCAACGCCAACACGACCACCTTACCAACCCCCAACTCCGACCAGGCCTCCATATGTGCCTCCTTATCAGCCACCGACCCCGAACAAACCACCAACTCCCCAACAACCTGTTACAAGACCTCCACCATATTTACCTCCGTCCTCTGAAAGACCTGCTTACACAAGAATCGATGTCCCGCCAAATCCTACTGTACTTTACAGCATTACACCTAGCACTACTAGCCCACGACCTGTGACAGGCAGTCCATATTCACCACCGACAATCCCTACACCCACATCGCCGAAAAATGATGGATATCACTACGCGATTCCTGACATACCATTCGATTACTAA